The DNA region TTGGCAGTGTGACCGCCATGGATAAAGAGCAGCTCGGGTGGTCCGTCTTCAGCATCCTCCGAACTCTGCTCCTCGCCGATTTTGGACAAATCCCAGACGTGTAGGCGGCGGTCGGTGCCGGAGGAAGCGAGAATAGTCTCGTTATGCGGCGACCACTGCACCTGGAAGATCTCGTCCTTGTGCGACTCAAAGGAATGTAATTTTAACTTAAGGTTGCGCAGATCCCACAGAGCCACAGTCTTGTCAGCGGAGCCAGTTGCCAGGATGAACTCCGAGTAGGGATTAAAGCTCAAGCAGTTTACTTCGGCTGTGTGAGCGTCCACCGTATGCGAGGGCTTCgaggtgttgttgttgcgcgTGTCCCAGATCATCAGTTTCTGGTCGTCAGCCACCGATCCGAACAGAGACTCATGGAGCAGATGCCAGGCCACGTCCTCAACAACGGCGGTGTGTCCGGTGAAGATGTTCTTGGCATCAATAACCCTATGCTCCTTGGGTGTGGCATTGATGTCCCACAAGCAAATGGTGTGATCATCAGAGGCTGACAACAAATAGCCTGTGAGGATAATAATGTTGTGTATTAATGGATACATTCAGGACGCAAAGCATTTAAGATGTGTTTATGcttatatatatgaatattacTTACCATTAAGGTTGGGATTCCAAGAGAGGCCGTAGCCTTCCTTTTGATGACCGCGCAGCCGCAGGTCCGGTTGGCACTCGCCAGATGGCTCCGGCTTGCTGGGATGCTTCGTGTAGTCGAAGACCAGGACATCGCTCGACGGCGTCTTGGTGGCGATTACACAGGCGTTCTGGGGCATGTAGCGGGCCCTGTTCACTTCGCCTTCGTGGTTGATCTTAATCTCGATCTCGATCTTGCCGCACACCGATCCAAAGCCTCCGAACTCGCCCTTTTCGTTGTCGTAGTGCGATCCATCGAACTGGGCATCCTCGCTGGGCAGCTGAACGCTGGCGATGAGGAGATGGTTCTGCTCATcggatgtgtgtgtgcccagTATAAGACGATGTACCGAGTAGTCCTTGCCATCCTGCTTGGTCACGTCCGGCAGCCACTGGGCGGTCAACGAGGGCCATTCCAGGGCGTGCGTCATGACCAGATCGTACAGAAACGGCGTGTTCTTCTTCCAAATCTTGTACTCCTCATTGATCACGCGCTCCTCGACGGCGTCGTCAAAGGACTCCGCTGCTAAAGGTCGATGATTACAGACTGCGCTAATTAACTTCTAACCGGACTTACCATTATCGCTGCGATCCACCATTTCGAGACTTCTGGGCACGCAATTCCTCAGTCTGCGTCAAAAGTCGGCAGCCGAAAAAATCGGgcgccaaaacaaaagccgaagCGGCAAAACGTGTGCACAGAAACTACGAAAGCCCGCTACGTACTGGAAGCTTTCGCAACAACCACTAGACCGAATGGCGTTGAGGCAAGGATTGAGACAATTTCTGGCCGGGCAATTACACTTTTACCGGCGTACCGTCGGCGCAAAATGGGAATTTGGCTAGTTTCCTGCGTTTTTTTGCAAGCGCGTCGTCGATGATAGAGATGCAATGCAAACGATTGTACAGACAGACGACTGCCATATTCGATTACGATAACAATAGCAGAGTCACGGTGAAGCAGTAGCTGTGACATTGCGCGGTAGTTACACTTTTACGTCCGCTATTAGGGTTTAACTCTGTGTATTTTGactattaataaataaagaaaatacatttgatacatatatatcttaataaataatttaaatagcGTACCAACAGATCGGCATAAGTTTAGTATTTTATGGTATATTCGGGCTCTTAAATGGTATACTTTCACGGTTGCAGCTGCCGCCACACTAAAGTGGATAAGCAAAGTTTGCTTAATTCGTTATCAGCTCTCATGATTCGAAACCAGCTTAGGCGCCAATGACCGGCTTGCCATTATTGCTTGTTGGGGCTACcgtggcagttgcagttaATTTCCCCAACCGCAACGACGCGGGGCAGCCGTGATTCACCTTaatcgcttttttttttttcaattgtgtgtgcaaaatgtttttgcacGTAACGAGCTGAACTATTGAATTTGCTAAATAGTTTAACAAGCAATAATTGGGCCGACATGCAGGTTGATAGTTGCACCAGCAACTCATCTGAGATCCCCGACCCCACAAAGCGTGAAGCGTGTAAGTGCACAGTGGATTTGATGGTCGGTTGAATGAAAAACTTTCTCTCTTGGCGCGCCGACGATTTTGTTTGTGTCTTCTTTCTTTCACTTGTGTAATCCGAATTTGGCCCTCAAGCTCGTTTTCTACTTCGATCGTCACTTTCCAGGGAACAGTGGGAAAATGCAGTCGTCGCCGCATTCCAAAGATGGTCATAATGCAGCGGGGGCTAGCAAACTGGTCCAGGATCAGCAGGCAGCCGAGGACTACCTGGAGCACCTGATGACGAAGGGCAGTCAGGAGGGCGACAGTGGGGCGGACTTGGAGCTACCTTCATGGTACGATGAGCAGCTATTCAGGCGGTAAGTTGCGTGACTAATTGTTTACTGCATATTGGCCTATAAGCCATTTGCAATTTGTGTGAACTACGCATATCAGAAATAATTGGGATAATTACAATATCTCCATTTACATAGGCTTGTagttacatatgtacaatatCGCTATTCGATTATTTATTATGGTTTTCTGTGCACTCAAAAGGCTGTACTCATCTTAGTCTActcatttacatatttttatattctttgGTTTGCATATTACTAACAAATAAGTgcgacatttaaattaatttttcacccctatatgtacacacatatgtatagtatattttaattataacatTATAAATTCCGAGATTCTGTATTCCTTTTTTGCAGTGGACAGAGCTACTTCAGCACGTATCGCTTCGTAATGAACGCCGGAATGCTGGCCGGTCTTATAGCTGTTCTGGCTATTCCCTCTATTCTACGGGTGCTGTCGTGCACACGCCAATCCTCGACAGCGTTCACCGCCTACCGTCGCTATGTGCGTACTATATTCCACACGCAAGCCTGGTATAACCACAATATCGCGGACCGTGGGAGCAGGTTCTGGACCAGTATTGCGGCCGTGAGACGGGCCCACAGCCGCTCCAGTCATGCGTGCGCCCGCAAAGGAGCTGGACAGATCACCCAGAAGGATTTGGCCCTCACACAGTTCGGATTCATTGGCTTCATAACGATGGGCGCTCATCGCATAAAGCTGAACGATCCGGACTTCCTGGAGGCCACGACGCATATGTGGCGCGTTCTCGGCTATCTGCTGGGCATCAAGGATGAGTACAACATCTGCGCAAGGAACTGGGCGGAATCAAAGCTTCGCCTGGACATTGTGATGCGAAAGGTATACGAACCAGCTTTGACAAACACTGGTGAGGACTTCTACCGAATGACCGAGGCCTTGATTAATGGCTTGTGGCACATGAACACCATGCTTTCGGTAAACGCCAACATATTCTTCGCCAAGCGATTGGCCTGCGTTAAGGGCTACGAGTACTTCAGTTTCGATCATGAAAACGGCGTGGAACGGGATCCCCAGCAGAAACTGCACTACTACGACATGGGTTGGTGGGATCGTTTCATAGTCAGCTACGGCCTGTTCCTTGTCACATATCTGCACAGGTACGCCCTGGTGCGATGGTATTTCAACTTCCGCATCTGGCTGGGTGACGTACTGACCTATTACTTGCCCTACGTCGCCATTTGGAAGTTTGGCCCAAAGTTCGCGTATGTGCGGATCTTCAGGAAGGGAGGGGAGGCCCAAGATTTTACCTCGGGCTTGAAGGACGATTAgattctgttgtttttgtgaGACTTAGTCATTAggtaaattattaataaatacgTAATTGAAACAATTAGGAACTTCAgcttatatagggtgttttttttagaggtatagaactttaaattgcaataaaacaacgatggattattcgattgacatgaattttattgacatgaaagataatcttgtggcattacattttaaatatgatttctggcatatgaccgccacggctggctcggatgtagtccaatctggacgtccaatttgcaatgactttttccaacatatttggccgtatatcggcaataacacggcgaatgttgtcttccaaatggtttagcgtttgtggcttatccgcatagaccaatgactttacatagccccacaaaaagtagtctagcggtgttaaatcacaagatcttggaggccaattcacaggtccaaaacgtgaaattaggcggtcaccaaacgtgtctttcaataaatcgattgtggcacgagctgtgtgacgttgcgccgtcttgttggaaccacagctcctggacattatggtcgttcaattcaggaatgaaaaagttagtaatcatggctctataccgatcaccattgactgtaacgttctggccatcatcgtttttgaagaagtacggaccaatgattccaccagcccatacagcgcaccaaacagtcagtttttctggatgtaacggtgtttcgacatacacttgaggattagcttcactccaaatgcggcagttttgtttgttgacgtagccattcaaccagaagtgcgcttcatcgctaaacaaaattcgcttatgaaaatcgggaacaacagcaatctcgttttgggcccattcgacgaatctacgccttgcttgatgatcgtttggtttcaattcttgcacgagttggattttgtaagcacgcaaaccaagatccttccgcaaaatggatggacacagatccaattcctgtgctcgatggcggatggactcattcgggtcttcctcaatgctacgctctacagcagcaatagcttcttctgtacgcaccgtacggcgtctctggggatgcgagttatcaataagagtaaacgcggtgcgaaaacggtccatggttaatcgaattaactgctctgatggacaattttgtcgacgataaaatggacgtagtgcgcgatacgtattccgcacagaaccattattttcgaaataaaattgcactatttgcaagcgttgttcaggcgtgagtctattcatgacgaattgccaaaccaaactgagaataaatcacttgacagctgttaaatcggtcgccatcttgaacagtaatgccaacttaaagttctatacctctaaaaaaaacacccgttatatttgttaatttttattcatttgaATAAAAAGGCTGCTTAGTTTTgatcataaaatattttaataaaagcCTAACCCGTAATggattaaaaaattttttttatgtttttaccTTAAATAGATCGTTATAATTATTGGCGGTAAATTTCGCGCTTCCGTGTTTTCTACATTTCCGAATCTGGTCACACTTAAGGCAGCGTCTTCTAGGTTCCGGCtgtttattttagttttttaactCAAGAACAATTAACAATGTTTTACCACGTGAGTATTTAAATCTCCGAAGGtcagtaaatataaaaaccaacCCCTTTCATCGTAGATATCGCTGGAGCACGAGATCCTGCTTCATCCGCGTTATTTTGGCCCGCAACTGCTGGAGACCGTGAAGCAGAAACTTTACTCCGAAGTGGAGGGCACCTGCACGGGAAAGTACGGATTCGTGATAGCGGTGACGACGATAGACCAGATTGGGTCCGGTGTCATCCAGCCGGGCCAGGGATTTGTGGTGTACCCGGTCAAGTACAAAGCCATCGTCTTTCGGCCTTTTAAGGGCGAAGTTCTGGACGCAGTGGTCAAACAGATCAACAAAGTAGGCATGTTTGCAGAGATCGGCCCGCTTTCCTGCTTCATTTCGCATCATGTAAGTTAAATTGCATGCTTCCCTTCAAGATTTAAGATTGCACTTTTTTAATGGTCCATACCTTTCAGTCTATTCCCGCCGACATGCAGTTCTGCCCGAATGGCAATCCGCCCTGCTACAAGAGTAAAGATGAGGACGTGGTTATCTCC from Drosophila santomea strain STO CAGO 1482 chromosome 3R, Prin_Dsan_1.1, whole genome shotgun sequence includes:
- the LOC120454417 gene encoding chromatin assembly factor 1 p55 subunit isoform X2, with the protein product MVDRSDNAESFDDAVEERVINEEYKIWKKNTPFLYDLVMTHALEWPSLTAQWLPDVTKQDGKDYSVHRLILGTHTSDEQNHLLIASVQLPSEDAQFDGSHYDNEKGEFGGFGSVCGKIEIEIKINHEGEVNRARYMPQNACVIATKTPSSDVLVFDYTKHPSKPEPSGECQPDLRLRGHQKEGYGLSWNPNLNGYLLSASDDHTICLWDINATPKEHRVIDAKNIFTGHTAVVEDVAWHLLHESLFGSVADDQKLMIWDTRNNNTSKPSHTVDAHTAEVNCLSFNPYSEFILATGSADKTVALWDLRNLKLKLHSFESHKDEIFQVQWSPHNETILASSGTDRRLHVWDLSKIGEEQSSEDAEDGPPELLFIHGGHTAKISDFSWNPNEPWIICSVSEDNIMQVWQMAENVYNDEEPEIPASELETNTA
- the LOC120454417 gene encoding chromatin assembly factor 1 p55 subunit isoform X1, whose product is MVDRSDNAAESFDDAVEERVINEEYKIWKKNTPFLYDLVMTHALEWPSLTAQWLPDVTKQDGKDYSVHRLILGTHTSDEQNHLLIASVQLPSEDAQFDGSHYDNEKGEFGGFGSVCGKIEIEIKINHEGEVNRARYMPQNACVIATKTPSSDVLVFDYTKHPSKPEPSGECQPDLRLRGHQKEGYGLSWNPNLNGYLLSASDDHTICLWDINATPKEHRVIDAKNIFTGHTAVVEDVAWHLLHESLFGSVADDQKLMIWDTRNNNTSKPSHTVDAHTAEVNCLSFNPYSEFILATGSADKTVALWDLRNLKLKLHSFESHKDEIFQVQWSPHNETILASSGTDRRLHVWDLSKIGEEQSSEDAEDGPPELLFIHGGHTAKISDFSWNPNEPWIICSVSEDNIMQVWQMAENVYNDEEPEIPASELETNTA
- the LOC120453620 gene encoding uncharacterized protein LOC120453620 — its product is MQVDSCTSNSSEIPDPTKREAWNSGKMQSSPHSKDGHNAAGASKLVQDQQAAEDYLEHLMTKGSQEGDSGADLELPSWYDEQLFRRGQSYFSTYRFVMNAGMLAGLIAVLAIPSILRVLSCTRQSSTAFTAYRRYVRTIFHTQAWYNHNIADRGSRFWTSIAAVRRAHSRSSHACARKGAGQITQKDLALTQFGFIGFITMGAHRIKLNDPDFLEATTHMWRVLGYLLGIKDEYNICARNWAESKLRLDIVMRKVYEPALTNTGEDFYRMTEALINGLWHMNTMLSVNANIFFAKRLACVKGYEYFSFDHENGVERDPQQKLHYYDMGWWDRFIVSYGLFLVTYLHRYALVRWYFNFRIWLGDVLTYYLPYVAIWKFGPKFAYVRIFRKGGEAQDFTSGLKDD
- the LOC120452543 gene encoding DNA-directed RNA polymerase II subunit RPB7, whose product is MFYHISLEHEILLHPRYFGPQLLETVKQKLYSEVEGTCTGKYGFVIAVTTIDQIGSGVIQPGQGFVVYPVKYKAIVFRPFKGEVLDAVVKQINKVGMFAEIGPLSCFISHHSIPADMQFCPNGNPPCYKSKDEDVVISGEDKIRLKIVGTRVDATGIFAIGTLMDDYLGLVCN